From a single Tursiops truncatus isolate mTurTru1 chromosome 20, mTurTru1.mat.Y, whole genome shotgun sequence genomic region:
- the CHD3 gene encoding chromodomain-helicase-DNA-binding protein 3 isoform X17, whose protein sequence is MASPLRDEEEEEEEMVVSEEEEEEEEEGDEEEEEVEAADEDYEEDDDEGVLGRGPGHDRGRDRHSPPGCHLFPPPPPPPLPPPPPPPPPPPDKDDIRLLPSALGVKKRKRGPKKQKENKPGKARKRKKLDSEEEFGSERDEYREKSESGGSEYGTGPGRKRRRKHREKKEKKTKRRKKGEGDGGQKQVEQKSSATLLLTWGLEDVEHVFSEEDYHTLTNYKAFSQFMRPLIAKKNPKIPMSKMMTILGAKWREFSANNPFKGSAAAVAAAAAAAAAAVAEQVSAAVSSATPIAPSGPPALPPPPAADIQPPPIRRAKTKEGKGPGHKRRSKSPRVPDGRKKLRGKKMAPLKIKLGLLGGKRKKGGSYVFQSDEGPEPEAEESDLDSGSVHSASGRPDGPVRTKKLKRGRPGRKKKKVLGCPAVAGEEEVDGYETDHQDYCEVCQQGGEIILCDTCPRAYHLVCLDPELDRAPEGKWSCPHCEKEGVQWEAKEEEEDYEEEGEEEGEKEEEDDHMEYCRVCKDGGELLCCDACISSYHIHCLNPPLPDIPNGEWLCPRCTCPVLKGRVQKILHWRWGEPPVAVPAPQQADGNPDAPPARPLQGRSEREFFVKWVGLSYWHCSWAKELQLEIFHLVMYRNYQRKNDMDEPPPLDYGSGEDDGKSDKRKVKDPHYAEMEEKYYRFGIKPEWMTVHRIINHSVDKKGNYHYLVKWRDLPYDQSTWEEDEMNIPEYEDHKQSYWRHRELIMGEDPAQPRKYKKKKKELQGDGPPSSPTNDPTVKYETQPRFITATGGTLHMYQLEGLNWLRFSWAQGTDTILADEMGLGKTIQTIVFLYSLYKEGHTKGPFLVSAPLSTIINWEREFQMWAPKFYVVTYTGDKDSRAIIRENEFSFEDNAIKGGKKAFKMKREAQVKFHVLLTSYELITIDQAALGSIRWACLVVDEAHRLKNNQSKFFRVLNGYKIDHKLLLTGTPLQNNLEELFHLLNFLTPERFNNLEGFLEEFADISKEDQIKKLHDLLGPHMLRRLKADVFKNMPAKTELIVRVELSPMQKKYYKYILTRNFEALNSRGGGNQVSLLNIMMDLKKCCNHPYLFPVAAMESPKLPSGAYEGGALIKASGKLMLLQKMLRKLKEQGHRVLIFSQMTKMLDLLEDFLDYEGYKYERIDGGITGALRQEAIDRFNAPGAQQFCFLLSTRAGGLGINLATADTVIIFDSDWNPHNDIQAFSRAHRIGQANKVMIYRFVTRASVEERITQVAKRKMMLTHLVVRPGLGSKAGSMSKQELDDILKFGTEELFKDENEGENKEEDSSVIHYDNEAIARLLDRNQDATEDTDVQNMNEYLSSFKVAQYVVREEDKIEEIEREIIKQEENVDPDYWEKLLRHHYEQQQEDLARNLGKGKRVRKQVNYNDAAQEDQDNQSEYSVGSEEEDEDFDERPEGRRQSKRQLRNEKDKPLPPLLARVGGNIEVLGFNTRQRKAFLNAVMRWGMPPQDAFTTQWLVRDLRGKTEKEFKAYVSLFMRHLCEPGADGSETFADGVPREGLSRQQVLTRIGVMSLVKKKVQEFEHINGRWSMPELMPDPSADSKRSSRASSPTKTSPTTPEASAANSPCTSKPATPAPSEKGDGVRTPLEKDEAENQEEKPEKNSKIGEKMETEADTPSPAPSLGERLEPRKIPLEDEVPGVPGEMEPEPGYRGDREKSATESTPGERGEEKPMDGQEHRERPEGETGDLGKRAEDVKGDRELRPGPPRDEPRSNGRREEKAEKPRFMFNIADGGFTELHTLWQNEERAAVSSGKLNEIWHRRHDYWLLAGIVLHGYARWQDIQNDAQFAIINEPFKTEANKGNFLEMKNKFLARRFKLLEQALVIEEQLRRAAYLNLSQEPAHPAMALHARFAEAECLAESHQHLSKESLAGNKPANAVLHKVWDVLTTPRPHVFRCPPSPISLFSIFPFPFFFLSICPLW, encoded by the exons ATGGCTTCCCCTCTGagggacgaggaggaggaggaggaggagatggtggtgtcggaggaggaagaagaggaggaagaagagggcgacgaggaggaggaggaggtggaggcggCCGACGAGGACTACGAGGAGGACGACGACGAGGGAGTACTTGGGCGCGGGCCGGGCCACGACCGGGGCCGCGACCGCCACAGCCCCCCCGGCTGCCACCTcttcccgccgccgccgccgccgccgctgcccccgccgccgccgccgccacccccACCGCCAG ATAAGGATGACATTCGGCTGCTGCCTTCAGCACTGGgtgtgaagaagagaaaaagaggaccCAAGAAGCAGAAGGAGAACAAGCCAGGAAAAGCCCGAAAACGCAAGAAGCTT GACAGCGAGGAGGAATTTGGCTCTGAGCGAGATGAGTACCGGGAGAAGTCAGAGAGTGGAGGCAGTGAATATGGAACTGGACCAGGTCGGAAACGGAGAcggaagcacagagaaaaaaaggagaagaagacgAAGCGGCGGAAaaaaggggagggagatggggggcaAAAG CAGGTGGAACAGAAGTCATCGGCAACTCTGCTTCTGACTTGGGGCCTGGAGGACGTGGAACATGTGTTCTCTGAGGAGGATTACCACACACTCACCAACTACAAAGCCTTTAGCCAGTTCATGAG GCCCCTGATTGCTAAGAAGAATCCTAAGATCCCAATGTCTAAGATGATGACCATCCTTGGGGCCAAGTGGAGAGAGTTCAGCGCCAACAACCCCTTCAAGGGGTCGGCAGCTGCTGtggcggcagcggcggcagcggcggccgCAGCTGTAGCTGAGCAGGTGTCAGCAGCTGTCTCATCGGCCACCCCCATAGCACCTTCCGGACCCCCTGCCCTTCCACCACCCCCTGCTGCTGATatccagcccccacccatccgaAGAGCCAAAACCAAAGAGGGCAAAG GTCCAGGCCACAAGAGGCGGAGTAAGAGCCCCCGAGTGCCTGATGGACGCAAGAAGCTTCGGGGAAAGAAGATGGCCCCACTCAAAATCAAACTAGGGCTGCTGGGCggcaagaggaagaagggaggctCG TATGTTTTCCAGAGTGACGAGGGCCCTGAACCAGAGGCTGAGGAGTCAGACCTGGACAGTGGCAGTGTCCACAGTGCCTCAGGCCGCCCTGATGGCCCTGTCCGCACCAAGAAACTGAAGAGAGGCCGgccaggaaggaagaagaagaagg TCCTGGGCTGTCCTGCAGTGGCCGGGGAGGAGGAGGTTGATGGCTACGAGACGGATCACCAGGATTACTGTGAGGTGTGCCAGCAGGGTGGGGAAATTATTCTGTGTGACACCTGCCCTCGTGCCTACCACCTCGTCTGCCTCGATCCTGAGCTTGACCGGGCTCCTGAGGGCAAATGGAGCTGCCCCCACTGT GAGAAGGAGGGGGTACAGTGGGAggccaaggaggaggaggaagactatgaagaggagggggaagaggagggggagaaggaggaagaggacgaCCACATGGAGTACTGCCGTGTGTGCAAGGATGGCGGGGAGCTCCTGTGCTGTGACGCCTGCATCTCCTCCTACCACATTCACTGCCTGAACCCCCCGCTGCCTGACATCCCCAACGGCGAGTGGCTGTGTCCCCGATGCACA TGTCCCGTGCTGAAAGGCCGTGTGCAGAAGATCCTACACTGGCGGTGGGGGGAGCCCCCTGTGGCAGTGCCGGCCCCCCAACAGGCAGACGGGAATCCAGATGCCCCGCCCGCGCGTCCTCTTCAAGGCAGATCGGAGAGAGAGTTCTTTGTCAAGTGGGTAGGACTGTCCTACTGGCACTGCTCCTGGGCCAAGGAGCTTCAG CTGGAAATTTTCCACTTGGTAATGTACCGAAACTATCAACGGAAGAATGACATGGACGAGCCCCCACCCCTCGACTACGGCTCTGGTGAGGATGATGGGAAGAGTGACAAACGCAAGGTGAAGGACCCGCACTATGCCGAGATGGAGGAGAAGTACTATCGTTTCGGCATCAAGCCAGAGTGGATGACCGTCCACCGGATCATCAACCACAG TGTGGATAAGAAGGGAAATTACCACTATCTAGTGAAATGGAGGGACTTGCCATATGACCAGTCCACGTGGGAGGAAGATGAAATGAACATCCCTGAATATGAAGACCATAAACAAAGCTACTGGAGACACCG AGAACTAATTATGGGGGAGGACCCCGCCCAGCCCCGCAagtataagaagaagaagaaggagctgCAGGGTGATGGGCCTCCCAGCTCTCCTACTAATGAT CCGACAGTGAAATACGAGACTCAGCCCCGGTTCATCACAGCCACTGGAGGCACGCTGCACATGTATCAGCTGGAGGGCTTGAACTGGCTGCGCTTCTCGTGGGCCCAGGGCACTGACACCATTCTGGCTGATGAGATGGGACTGGGCAAGACCATACAAACCATCGTCTTCCTCTACTCACTGTATAAGGAG GGCCACACAAAGGGTCCCTTCCTGGTGAGCGCCCCGCTCTCCACCATCATTAACTGGGAGCGGGAGTTCCAGATGTGGGCACCCAAGTTCTATGTGGTGACGTACACGGGTGACAAGGACAGCCGAGCCATCATTCGTGAGAATGAGTTTTCCTTTGAAGACAACGCCATCAAAGGTGGCAAGAAAGCTTTTAAGATGAAG AGGGAGGCGCAGGTGAAGTTCCATGTTCTCCTGACATCATATGAGCTGATCACCATTGATCAGGCAGCTCTTGGCTCCATCCGCTGGGCCTGTCTCGTGGTGGATGAGGCCCATCGGCTCAAGAACAACCAGTCCAAG tttttcagGGTCCTCAATGGCTACAAGATAGATCATAAGTTGCTGCTGACAGGGACTCCACTGCAGAATAACCTGGAGGAGCTCTTCCATCTGCTGAACTTCCTCACCCCAGAGAGGTTTAA CAatctggaaggcttcctggaggagtttGCCGACATATCCAAAGAAGACCAGATTAAGAAACTTCATGACTTGCTGGGGCCACATATGCTGAGGAGGCTCAAGGCTGATGTCTTTAAGAATATGCCGGCCAAGACAGAGCTCATCGTCCGCGTGGAGCTGAGCCCCATGCAGAA GAAATACTACAAGTATATCCTGACCCGAAATTTTGAGGCCTTGAACTCACGAGGAGGTGGGAACCAAGTGTCATTGCTTAACATCATGATGGATCTTAAGAAGTGCTGCAACCATCCGTATCTCTTTCCTGTGGCTGCTATG GAGTCCCCCAAACTTCCCAGTGGGGCATATGAGGGTGGGGCACTTATTAAGGCATCTGGGAAGCTCATGCTGTTGCAGAAGATGCTGCGGAAGCTGAAGGAGCAAGGACACAGAGTGCTCATCTTCTCGCAG ATGACCAAAATGTTAGACTTGCTAGAGGACTTCTTAGACTACGAAGGCTACAAGTATGAGCGCATTGACGGCGGCATCACTGGtgccctgaggcaggaggccATCGATCGCTTCAATG CTCCTGGGGCCCAACAATTCTGCTTCCTCCTGTCCACCCGGGCTGGAGGGCTGGGCATCAATCTGGCCACTGCCGACACTGTCATCATCTTTGATTCAGACTGGAACCCCCATAATGATATCCAG GCCTTCAGCCGTGCTCATCGGATCGGCCAGGCCAACAAAGTGATGATCTACCGGTTTGTGACTCGCGCATCAGTGGAAGAGCGAATCACACAGGTGGCCAAGAGAAAGATGATGCTGACGCATCTGGTGGTGCGGCCTGGGCTGGGCTCCAAGGCGGGCTCCATGTCCAAGCAGGAGCTGGATGACATCCTCAAATTTGGCACCGAGGAGCTATTTAAGGATGAAAATGAGG GGGAGAACAAGGAGGAGGACAGCAGTGTGATTCACTATGACAACGAGGCCATCGCTCGGCTCCTGGACCGGAACCAGGATGCAACTGAGGACACTGACGTGCAGAACATGAATGAGTATCTCAGCTCCTTCAAGGTGGCCCAGTACGTGGTGAGGGAAGAAGACAAG ATTGAGGAAATTGAACGCGAGATCATCAAGCAGGAGGAGAACGTGGATCCCGACTACTGGGAGAAGCTGCTGAGACACCACTACGAGCAGCAGCAGGAAGACCTGGCCCGCAACCTCGGCAAAGGCAAGAGGGTCCGCAAGCAGGTTAACTACAACGATGCTGCTCAGGAGGACCAAG ATAACCAGTCAGAGTACTCAGTGGGATcagaggaggaggatgaagacTTTGATGAGCGTCCTGAAG GGCGTCGACAGTCCAAGAGGCAGCTCCGGAACGAAAAGGATAAGCCACTGCCTCCACTGCTGGCTCGAGTTGGGGGCAACATTGAG GTGTTGGGATTCAACACCCGTCAGCGGAAGGCCTTCCTCAATGCTGTGATGCGCTGGGGCATGCCACCACAGGACGCCTTCACCACCCAGTGGCTGGTGCGGGACCTCAGGGGCAAGACTGAAAAAGAGTTCAA GGCCTATGTGTCTTTGTTCATGCGCCATCTCTGTGAGCCCGGGGCAGACGGCTCTGAAACCTTTGCTGACGGGGTCCCTCGGGAGGGACTGAGTCGCCAGCAAGTGTTGACCCGCATTGGAGTCATGTCTCTCGTCAAGAAGAAG GTTCAGGAGTTTGAGCACATCAATGGGCGCTGGTCTATGCCGGAGCTGATGCCCGACCCCAGTGCTGACTCCAAGCGTTCCTCCAGAGCCTCCTCTCCTACCAAAACGTCTCCCACCACTCCTGAGGCTTCTGCTGCAAACAGTCCCTGCACCTCAAAACCTG CTACTCCAGCTCCCAGTGAGAAAGGAGATGGCGTAAGGACACCTCTGGAGAAGGATGAAGCAGAAAACCAGGAGGAGAAGCCAGAGAAGAATAGCAAAATTGGGGAGAAGATGGAAACAGAG GCTGatacccccagcccagccccatcACTTGGGGAGCGGCTGGAGCCAAGGAAGATTCCTCTAGAGGATGAGGTGCCAGGGGTACCTGGAGAGATGGAGCCTGAACCTGGGTACCGTGGGGACAGAGAGAAGTCAG CCACGGAGTCGACGCCaggagagaggggggaggagaagccGATGGATGGACAGGAACACAGGGAGAGGCCGGAGGGGGAGACGGGGGATTTGGGCAAGAGAG CAGAAGATGTAAAAGGGGACCGGGAGCTTCGACCTGGGCCTCCTCGAGACGAGCCGCGGTCCAACGGGCGACGtgaggagaaggcagagaagcCGCGGTTCATGTTCAATATTGCAGACGGTGGCTTCACAG AGCTCCACACGCTGTGGCAGAATGAGGAACGGGCAGCTGTTTCCTCGGGGAAACTCAATGAGATCTGGCACCGAAGACATGACTATTGGCTTCTGGCTGGGATTGTCCT CCATGGCTACGCACGGTGGCAGGACATCCAGAATGATGCTCAGTTTGCCATTATCAACGAGCCATTTAAAACTGAAGCCAATAAGGGGAACTTTCTGGAGATGAAAAATAAGTTCCTGGCGCGGAGATTCAAG CTCCTGGAGCAGGCGCTGGTGATTGAGGAGCAGCTGCGGCGGGCGGCCTACCTGAACCTATCACAGGAGCCGGCGCACCCCGCCATGGCCCTCCACGCCCGCTTCGCCGAGGCCGAGTGCCTGGCCGAGAGCCACCAGCACCTCTCCAAGGAGTCGTTGGCGGGGAACAAGCCGGCCAACGCCGTGCTGCACAAGG TATGGGATGTTCTGACAACTCCCCGCCCCCATGTCTTCCGATGTCCTCCCTCCCCtatctcccttttctccatattcccttttcctttcttctttctctccatctgtccTCTGTGGTGA